The Candidatus Hydrogenedentota bacterium genomic interval GCGAGGGAAAAGCCCGCATAGAGGGCGGGGCTCTGGCCGAAATTGCGCATGAGCGACGCCACGCGGACGCGCGGGTCGCCGCGGCGCAGCTCCCGCAGCAGCGCCAGACTCCCGTCCCGGCTGCCGTCGTTCACAAACACCAGCTCATACGGGCGGCCCAGCCCCCCCATCACCGCCGTCAGGCGCTCATGAAGCTCCCGCAGCGAGGGCTCCTCGTTGTAGACCGGGACGACCACGGAAATCTCGGGAACCGGCGTGTCCATACCTTCTCCTGCGCGTTGCGCCACAGTATAAGCCAGCCGCCGCGGGGGTGCAACAGCCGGGTCGGCGGTGACCGCCGGATTCGGCGTGTGGTATCATTGGAGCCTGACGCGCCGCGCCGCGCGCGCGGCCGCCTTCCGGAGACCTCCCCCCCATGAGCCACACCCTGCCCCCCCTTGCCGACGAACCCCGCTGGACCGGGGTCCGCGAGGTCATGGGCATGTCCGGACCGATCATTCTGGGGTCGCTGTCGTACACCGTCATGGGCTTCGCCGACCGCGTCATGGTGGGGCGGCTGGGCGAGAATGCCCTGGCCGCCGTGCTCTCGGCGGACATCGCGTCGTTCTCCCTGAGCACGCTGTTCATGGGCGTCACCGCCGTGGTCAGCACCTTCGCCGCCCAGTGCTACGGCCGCGGCGACCCGCGCCAGTGCTCGCTCTACTGCTGGCAGGGGCTCTATGTCTCGCTGCTGGGCGTGCTTTTCGGCGCCGTGCTCTACCCGTTGTCCGGGCCGCTCTTCGGGCTCATGAAGCACACCCCCGAGGTGACGGCGCTGGAACTCTCCTATTTCCGCATTCGCCTGCTGGGGTACTATTTCGTCGCCGCCATGTCGGGGTTTTCGGGCTTCTTCCAGGGGGTGAACCGCCCGGGCATCCCCACCTGGGCCGCCATCGCCGGAAACGGGGTCAATCTGGGCCTGAACTATCTGTTGATTTACGGGAATTTCGGGTTTCCGCGCATGGGCATTTCGGGGGCGGCCCTCGCCACGGTCATCGGCATGGCCGTGCAGACCCTCATCCTCTTCGGCGTCTTTGTGTCGCCGCGCATGGACCGCCTCTATGCCACCCGCGCCAGCTGGCGGCCCGACATCGTCCGCATGCGCGAGCTCATTGGCATCGGCATTCCCTCCGCCCTCAGCATGTTCCTCGACGTGGCCAACGCCTGGATCTTTGTCTCCTTCATCATCGGCCGCTTCGGCCCCGTGCAGATGGCCGCCAACACCGTCGCCCTCAGTTTCAACCATATCTGCTTCATGCCCGTCATCGGCCTGAACCAGGGCATCGCCGCCATCGTCGGCCAGTGGATCGGCCGCGGCGACCCCGCCCGCGCCAAGGCCCGCACCTACACCGCCCTCCGCCTCGCCATGGGCTACATGGTGGTCATGGGCTGCGTCTTCGCCGTCTTCGGCGGCTTCCTCATCCGCAGGGTCTTTGACCCCGAAAGCGCCGAAATCGTCCGGCTCGGCCACCGCCTCCTCATCCTCGCCGCCCTCTTCCAGGCCTTCGACGCCGTCAACATCACCTGCATGGGCGCCCTGCGCGGCGCCGGGGACACCCGCTGGATCATGTGGATGACCATCTTCATGTCCTATGGCTTCAGCCTGCCCCTCTCCGTCTTCTTCGCCTTCGGCCTCGGCCTCGAGACCTACGGCGCCTGGATCGGCGCCACCATCTTCATCATGACCCTCAGCGGCGTCCTCTTCCTCCGCTTCCACGGCGAGAAATGGCGCAACATCCAGATTTTCACCGCCCCAAGCGCCTGAGCGCCCCTCCCAGACGGGCGTGAAGACAAGGCAGGCGGGACGCCTGCGCTACGGGCCGTCGCCCCTCTTCCGTAGCGCAGGCGTCCCGCCTGCCTTGTCTTATGCTTTCAGCGTTTTCCGGCGCTCAGCGCGGACAGGGCGTCGAGGTAGTGGGTGTTGTGGGGGAGCCAGCATTCGTTGGAGGCGAAGTTGGGGACGTCGGCACCGCTGAGGTCCACGTAGGGGCGGTCATCGCCGACGGTGCGCCAGGTGACGCCGTTGACGACGCTGCCGGGCACGGCGCCCCGGGGCACGCCGGAGAAAACGTAGCGGTGGTGGTAGGTCGGGAGGAAGGCGCTGCCGACGCCCTCCATGAGGCTGAGGTTGAAGGGGTTCACGCCGAGGACCCAGTTGAACTGGTCGTGCGCGAGTTTCCGCCAGACGGGGTTTTCCTGATAGCGCAGGGCGCGCGCGGCGAGGGCGGCGGCCTCGAGGAGCTGCGAGTTGGTGCCGACGCGCCAGCCGCCCTTGTCGGCGGGGGTGTTGAAGTAGTTGGGCTTTTCGGGGTCGCCGAAGGCGACGACGCCGAAGGGGTTCCGCGCGCGGGCAACCAGGCTGTCGGCCTTCGCCGCGAGGGCCGCCGCCAGCACGGCGGTGTGGTCCTCGCCGAGGGCGCGGTCGCAGCGCTCCAGCGTGTCGGCCATCAGGGAGTTCACATCGCCGAGGGGGCCGGGGGCGAGTTCCCGCGCGAGGGCGCGGGCGGTTTCCGCGTGGCGCGGGTCGCCGGTGGCGGTGAAGAGGTCGGCGGCGGTGGACAATTGCA includes:
- a CDS encoding MATE family efflux transporter, which produces MSHTLPPLADEPRWTGVREVMGMSGPIILGSLSYTVMGFADRVMVGRLGENALAAVLSADIASFSLSTLFMGVTAVVSTFAAQCYGRGDPRQCSLYCWQGLYVSLLGVLFGAVLYPLSGPLFGLMKHTPEVTALELSYFRIRLLGYYFVAAMSGFSGFFQGVNRPGIPTWAAIAGNGVNLGLNYLLIYGNFGFPRMGISGAALATVIGMAVQTLILFGVFVSPRMDRLYATRASWRPDIVRMRELIGIGIPSALSMFLDVANAWIFVSFIIGRFGPVQMAANTVALSFNHICFMPVIGLNQGIAAIVGQWIGRGDPARAKARTYTALRLAMGYMVVMGCVFAVFGGFLIRRVFDPESAEIVRLGHRLLILAALFQAFDAVNITCMGALRGAGDTRWIMWMTIFMSYGFSLPLSVFFAFGLGLETYGAWIGATIFIMTLSGVLFLRFHGEKWRNIQIFTAPSA